Proteins encoded in a region of the Zea mays cultivar B73 chromosome 2, Zm-B73-REFERENCE-NAM-5.0, whole genome shotgun sequence genome:
- the LOC109939239 gene encoding CBL-interacting serine/threonine-protein kinase 18 isoform X2 translates to MCPPPTRRNAPCVVSFLAVLSSLPPYLPPRPSLHALHFIPDADADDSGRSPRRTRARSHFLTTPSPARLPVTVSPLRSRSSSCRMYRAKRAASLRAKRQRLGKYELGCTIGEGTFAKVRIAKNMDTGDHVAIKILDKAKVHKNKLAEQEGNLYDEANTTSQCCSPVRGDGKLKGKCALRPFLSILVIEYQHKCLNVNQYP, encoded by the exons ATGTGCCCGCCCCCGACTCGCCGTAACGCTCCCTGTGTCGTGTCGTTTCTTGCAGTCCTCTCCTCCCTGCCTCCATATCTCCCACCTCGGCCCTCTCTCCACGCGCTTCACTTCATCCCTGACGCCGACGCCGACGACTCCGGCCGCTCACCCCGACGAACGCGCGCGCGCTCGCACTTTCTGACGACTCCCTCCCCGGCCCGGCTGCCTGTCACTGTCTCTCCCCTTCGTTCACGAAGCAGCAG CTGTAGGATGTACAGGGCTAAGAGAGCTGCTTCGCTCAGAGCGAAGCGCCAGCGCCTTGGCAAGTACGAGCTCGGATGCACCATCGGGGAAGGGACATTTGCCAAGGTCCGGATCGCCAAGAACATGGACACTGGGGATCATGTTGCCATCAAGATCCTCGACAAGGCCAAGGTTCACAAGAATAAACTAGCTGAGCAG GAGGGAAATCTATACGATGAAGCTAATACAACATCCCAATGTTGTTCGCCTGTACGAG GGGATGggaagttgaaagggaaatgtgcccttaggccatttctaagtattttggtgattgagtatcaacacaagtgcttaaatgtgaatcaatacccatag
- the LOC109939239 gene encoding uncharacterized protein isoform X1, translating into MCPPPTRRNAPCVVSFLAVLSSLPPYLPPRPSLHALHFIPDADADDSGRSPRRTRARSHFLTTPSPARLPVTVSPLRSRSSSSCRMYRAKRAASLRAKRQRLGKYELGCTIGEGTFAKVRIAKNMDTGDHVAIKILDKAKVHKNKLAEQEGNLYDEANTTSQCCSPVRGDGKLKGKCALRPFLSILVIEYQHKCLNVNQYP; encoded by the exons ATGTGCCCGCCCCCGACTCGCCGTAACGCTCCCTGTGTCGTGTCGTTTCTTGCAGTCCTCTCCTCCCTGCCTCCATATCTCCCACCTCGGCCCTCTCTCCACGCGCTTCACTTCATCCCTGACGCCGACGCCGACGACTCCGGCCGCTCACCCCGACGAACGCGCGCGCGCTCGCACTTTCTGACGACTCCCTCCCCGGCCCGGCTGCCTGTCACTGTCTCTCCCCTTCGTTCACGAAGCAGCAG CAGCTGTAGGATGTACAGGGCTAAGAGAGCTGCTTCGCTCAGAGCGAAGCGCCAGCGCCTTGGCAAGTACGAGCTCGGATGCACCATCGGGGAAGGGACATTTGCCAAGGTCCGGATCGCCAAGAACATGGACACTGGGGATCATGTTGCCATCAAGATCCTCGACAAGGCCAAGGTTCACAAGAATAAACTAGCTGAGCAG GAGGGAAATCTATACGATGAAGCTAATACAACATCCCAATGTTGTTCGCCTGTACGAG GGGATGggaagttgaaagggaaatgtgcccttaggccatttctaagtattttggtgattgagtatcaacacaagtgcttaaatgtgaatcaatacccatag
- the LOC109939239 gene encoding CBL-interacting protein kinase 3 isoform X3 — protein sequence MCPPPTRRNAPCVVSFLAVLSSLPPYLPPRPSLHALHFIPDADADDSGRSPRRTRARSHFLTTPSPARLPVTVSPLRSRSSSSCRMYRAKRAASLRAKRQRLGKYELGCTIGEGTFAKVRIAKNMDTGDHVAIKILDKAKVHKNKLAEQIRREIYTMKLIQHPNVVRLYEGMGS from the exons ATGTGCCCGCCCCCGACTCGCCGTAACGCTCCCTGTGTCGTGTCGTTTCTTGCAGTCCTCTCCTCCCTGCCTCCATATCTCCCACCTCGGCCCTCTCTCCACGCGCTTCACTTCATCCCTGACGCCGACGCCGACGACTCCGGCCGCTCACCCCGACGAACGCGCGCGCGCTCGCACTTTCTGACGACTCCCTCCCCGGCCCGGCTGCCTGTCACTGTCTCTCCCCTTCGTTCACGAAGCAGCAG CAGCTGTAGGATGTACAGGGCTAAGAGAGCTGCTTCGCTCAGAGCGAAGCGCCAGCGCCTTGGCAAGTACGAGCTCGGATGCACCATCGGGGAAGGGACATTTGCCAAGGTCCGGATCGCCAAGAACATGGACACTGGGGATCATGTTGCCATCAAGATCCTCGACAAGGCCAAGGTTCACAAGAATAAACTAGCTGAGCAG ATTAGGAGGGAAATCTATACGATGAAGCTAATACAACATCCCAATGTTGTTCGCCTGTACGAG GGGATGggaagttga
- the LOC109939239 gene encoding CBL-interacting protein kinase 21 isoform X5 — protein MCPPPTRRNAPCVVSFLAVLSSLPPYLPPRPSLHALHFIPDADADDSGRSPRRTRARSHFLTTPSPARLPVTVSPLRSRSSSSCRMYRAKRAASLRAKRQRLGKYELGCTIGEGTFAKVRIAKNMDTGDHVAIKILDKAKVHKNKLAEQGMGS, from the exons ATGTGCCCGCCCCCGACTCGCCGTAACGCTCCCTGTGTCGTGTCGTTTCTTGCAGTCCTCTCCTCCCTGCCTCCATATCTCCCACCTCGGCCCTCTCTCCACGCGCTTCACTTCATCCCTGACGCCGACGCCGACGACTCCGGCCGCTCACCCCGACGAACGCGCGCGCGCTCGCACTTTCTGACGACTCCCTCCCCGGCCCGGCTGCCTGTCACTGTCTCTCCCCTTCGTTCACGAAGCAGCAG CAGCTGTAGGATGTACAGGGCTAAGAGAGCTGCTTCGCTCAGAGCGAAGCGCCAGCGCCTTGGCAAGTACGAGCTCGGATGCACCATCGGGGAAGGGACATTTGCCAAGGTCCGGATCGCCAAGAACATGGACACTGGGGATCATGTTGCCATCAAGATCCTCGACAAGGCCAAGGTTCACAAGAATAAACTAGCTGAGCAG GGGATGggaagttga
- the LOC109939239 gene encoding CBL-interacting protein kinase 3 isoform X4, which translates to MCPPPTRRNAPCVVSFLAVLSSLPPYLPPRPSLHALHFIPDADADDSGRSPRRTRARSHFLTTPSPARLPVTVSPLRSRSSSCRMYRAKRAASLRAKRQRLGKYELGCTIGEGTFAKVRIAKNMDTGDHVAIKILDKAKVHKNKLAEQIRREIYTMKLIQHPNVVRLYEGMGS; encoded by the exons ATGTGCCCGCCCCCGACTCGCCGTAACGCTCCCTGTGTCGTGTCGTTTCTTGCAGTCCTCTCCTCCCTGCCTCCATATCTCCCACCTCGGCCCTCTCTCCACGCGCTTCACTTCATCCCTGACGCCGACGCCGACGACTCCGGCCGCTCACCCCGACGAACGCGCGCGCGCTCGCACTTTCTGACGACTCCCTCCCCGGCCCGGCTGCCTGTCACTGTCTCTCCCCTTCGTTCACGAAGCAGCAG CTGTAGGATGTACAGGGCTAAGAGAGCTGCTTCGCTCAGAGCGAAGCGCCAGCGCCTTGGCAAGTACGAGCTCGGATGCACCATCGGGGAAGGGACATTTGCCAAGGTCCGGATCGCCAAGAACATGGACACTGGGGATCATGTTGCCATCAAGATCCTCGACAAGGCCAAGGTTCACAAGAATAAACTAGCTGAGCAG ATTAGGAGGGAAATCTATACGATGAAGCTAATACAACATCCCAATGTTGTTCGCCTGTACGAG GGGATGggaagttga